One Aquarana catesbeiana isolate 2022-GZ linkage group LG06, ASM4218655v1, whole genome shotgun sequence genomic region harbors:
- the LOC141147479 gene encoding olfactory receptor 5AR1-like, protein MGNQTILKEFLLAGLSDLPHLQLPFFLFFLLIYLLTLIWNFLIIVLIVTDSHLHIPMYFFLGNLASLDVFYSSLTVPRMLFDLHTKTKTISIQACITQVFFFLYFASCEVFLLAVMSYDRYTAICQPLHYTQIMSWKQCVQLVSIVWCLSFTQSLVHTLHAFKLTFCGSDIIQNFFCDLPLLFRISCSDTYINILLIFLLGSFLSAGSIILTFLPYVYIIKTVLNIQSKGNRSKVFSTCTSHLTVVFMYYGSIMLNYFGPSAHHHFSGDKVVAVFYTVILPLLNPLIYSLRNQDFKTAFQRVFRKNSLPK, encoded by the coding sequence ATGGGAAATCAGACAATTTTGAAGGAATTCCTCCTCGCTGGACTGTCTGACCTTCCTCATCTCCagcttcctttttttctcttcttccttctcatcTATCTTCTGACATTAATCTGGAATTTTCTGATTATTGTCCTCATAGTCACTGACTCTCACCTCCATATTCCTATGTATTTCTTCCTTGGGAACCTGGCCAGTTTGGACGTTTTTTATTCCTCATTAACTGTTCCACGAATGTTATTTGATCTTCACACCAAGACAAAGACAATTTCCATACAGGCTTGTATAACCCAagtcttcttttttctttattttgccaGTTGTGAAGTTTTTCTGTTGGCTGTCATGTCCTATGATCGATACACCGCCATTTGCCAGCCATTACATTACACACAGATCATGAGTTGGAAACAGTGTGTACAGTTGGTGTCCATTGTGTGGTGTCTCAGCTTTACCCAGTCTTTAGTTCACACACTTCATGCCTTCAAATTAACATTTTGTGGATCAGATATTATACAAAACTTCTTCTGTGACCTTCCCCTTTTATTTCGGATCTCCTGCAGTGACACCTACATCAATATTCTGCTAATTTTTCTTTTGGGTAGCTTCCTTTCAGCTGGGTCTATAATACTGACCTTTCTGCCCTATGTCTATATAATCAAAACTGTTCTTAATATACAATCTAAGGGAAATAGAAGTAAAGTTTTCTCTACTTGTACCTCTCACCTGACAGTGGTGTTTATGTATTATGGCTCCATTATGTTAAACTATTTTGGACCAAGTGCTCATCATCATTTTTCTGGTGACAAAGTGGTGGCCGTCTTTTACACAGTGATCCTTCCTCTCCTCAATCCTCTCATTTACAGTCTGAGGAACCAGGATTTCAAAACAGCATTTCAAAGGGTTTTCAGGAAGAACTCACTGCCAAAATAG